The genomic interval ACTACAATGAGAATCATTAAAGAAGTGCCGGCTGAGAAGGTGATAGTAAGTGAGAGTGGAATAAATTGCAGTAATGATATAAGGATGCTGGGAGATGCAGGTGTTCACGCAGTCCTTGTCGGAGAGTCTATTGTCACATCCGGCGATGTTGTGAAGAAGATAAAGGAACTCATAGGGGAATAAGACCGAATGGTTAAGGTGAAAATATGCGGTATAACCAACATAGAAGACGCACTGGCAGCGGCTGAGGCAGGCGCTGATGCACTGGGTTTTGTATTCTATCCTGAAAGCCCCAGATTTATTGACCCGGGCAAGGCTCGTGCTATAATAGCCAGGCTGCCGGTATTTATTACATCTGTAGGGGTCTTTGTAGATGAGACCGAGGACCTTATAAGGCGTATCATCCGTGAAGGGGGCATTCAGGTATTGCAGTTTCATGGGGCTGAATCCCCGGTTTTATGTAACCGTTTCAGGGAGAAGGCGATCAAGGCTATCAGGATTAAGGATGAGCAAAGCATCAGGGATATGAAGATGTATGATGTTGACACCTTTCTTCTTGATACTATGGCAGATGGGGCTAAAGGGGGGACAGGAAAGACCTTCAACTGGAAATATGCTGAAATGGCCAAAGAACATGGCAGGATTATCCTGTCAGGCGGGCTCAACCCGGCCAATGTGGGAGAGGCAGTCAGGCAGATCAGGCCTTACGGTGTTGATGTCTCGAGCGGCGTTGAGATAAGCCCCGGGAAGAAAGACCATATAAAAATAATGGAGTTTATAAGAGAGGCGAAAAAACAACATGCTCCCTGATGATAGCGGTCACTTTGGAATATATGGCGGCAAGTTTGTGCCTGAGACACTCATGCCGGCCTTACAGGAACTGGAGGATGTTTATTTAAAGGCAAAGGACGACCCTGCCTTTAAAAATGAACTCGACTACTATCTCAGCAAGTTTGTCGGCCGGCCGACATCACTCTTTTTGGCAGACAGACTGACCAGGCATTTAAAGGGGGCCAGGATATACCTCAAGCGTGAGGACCTATGCCATACAGGCGCTCATAAGATAAACAATACGATTGGACAGGCCTTGTTGACAAGGCGTATGGGAAAACGGCGAATCATTGCCGAGACCGGGGCAGGTCAGCATGGTGTTGCAACGGCTACAGTTGCTGCCATGTTCGGGCTTGAATGCGAGATATACATGGGGACGGAAGACATGGCACGGCAGTCTCTCAATGTATTCAGGATGAGGCTTCTTGGGGCAAAGGTGAGACCGGTTGACAGCGGCAGCAGGACTCTCAAAGATGCGATAAGTGAGGCCATGAGGGATTGGACAACCAATGTGCGAACGACCCATTATATACTCGGGTCGGTGCTTGGCGCCCATCCATTCCCGATGATGATCAGGGATTTTCAGTCTGTAATAGGGAAAGAGGCCCGGGAGCAGATTATCGCGGCTGAAGGTAGGCTGCCTGATCATCTTGTGGCATGCGTGGGAGGCGGGAGTAATGCGATAGGACTTTTTTATTCGTTTATTGATGATTCATCTGTAAAGATGACGGGAGTTGAGGCAGGCGGGCTTGGCATCAGGACAGGAAAACATGCAGCTAGATTTGCTACAGGTTCTGTTGGAGCGTTTCAAGGCACTATGACTTATCTCCTTCAGGATAAGAATGGCCAGATCAGGGTTACTCATTCAGTGTCAGCAGGCCTTGATTATTCGGCGGTCGGGCCTGAGCACAGTTATTACAAGGATGCAGGCAGGATTAATTATACATACGTCACAGACAGGGAGGCACTTGCGGCATTCTCCCTCCTGAGTGAGATAGAGGGCATTATGCCGGCGCTGGAAAGCGCGCATGCAATAGCATATGTAACAAAGCTTGCGCCGGCATTGCCGGCGGACAATGTCATTATTGTAAATCTCTCCGGCCGCGGTGATAAAGATGTTCAGCAGGTGGCGGAGATATTGGGCAGCAGGTAACGTAAAATGGGCAGAATCGAAGAGACATTTCAAAGACTGAAGTCTGACAATGACAAGGCGCTTATTACGTATATCATGGCCGGAGATCCGGACCTTGATACTACAGGATTCCTGATTGAGACCATTGTGAAGGCCGGCTCTGATATTATAGAACTTGGCGTTCCCTTCTCAGATCCGGTTGCAGATGGTCCCACTATACAGGCCGCATCTGCCCGTGCGCTTAAATCCGGGACCACACTGAAAGGCGTCCTTTCACTCGTTAAAAAGGTCAGGAAAAAGGTTGATGTCCCGATTATCATCATGACGTATTACAATATAATATTTCAGTACGGGTTAAAGAAATTTACTGTTGATGCTGTAAGATCAGGAGTTGACGGCGCCATTATACCTGATCTCCCTCCTGAAGAGTCTTCAGAGTTTGTGGGTCATGCAAGGGAAGCCGGTCTTGCGACCGTTTTTTTGCTTGCACCAACGAGCACTGAAGAGCGGATAAAGAAGGTTACAGGCTCTGCCTCAGGTTTTGTGTATTATGTATCCATGACAGGTATTACCGGGGGAAGGCTTGCCAACATGCAGGAGATAAAGGAGAAGATCCCGCAGATTCAGATGCATACTGATCTTCCTGTTGCTGTGGGTTTTGGAATCTCAGGCCCGGAAGCGGCAAGGAAGATCTCCCGCTGGGCAGACGGCGTTATCGTTGGCAGCGCCGTTGTAAGGATTGTCGGGGATAACCGGGGCAGGAAACAGCTGCTGTCAAAAGTAGGCAAATTTGTAGGTTCATTGAAAGGCGCGCTGGTTTAAATATGGCATGGTTTAAGAAAGAAGACAAGAAGGTAAAGATTCCTGAAGGGCTCTGGATAAAGTGCAACTACTGCCGGGAGATTATCTACAGGAAAGAAGTAGAGAAAAGCTCCATGGTATGTCCCAAGTGCAAGTATCACTTCTATATATCAATAGAGGACAGACTGGCCATTATGATAGATGACGGCACGTTCAGGGAGCTTGACAGCTCAATACACTCCCTCGATCCCCTGGAGTTCAAAGATTCTGCCAAATATAAGGACAGGATCAGGAACTATCAGAAGTCTACCGGATATGCCGACGCCTTTGTATATGGCGAGGGTAAAATAAGTAATTCCCCTGTCATTGTCGGGATATTCAATTTCAAGTTTATGGGCGGCAGCATGGGGTCTGTTGTCGGAGAAAAGATACTGCGTGCAGCAGAGACCGCCCTGAATATGAAGCTGCCGCTCATTATAGTCTCTGCATCCGGCGGTGCGAGGATGCAGGAGGGGATCCTTTCCCTGATGCAGATGGCAAAGACCAGCGCCGCTGTATCGCGTTTATCTGAGATGGGAATTCCGTACATATCCATACTGACGGATCCTACATTCGGCGGCGTTACAGCAAGCTTTGCTATGCTTGGAGATATAATAATTGCCGAGCCAAAGGCCCTGATAGGTTTTGCCGGTCCGAGGGTAGTTGAACAGACTATCAAACAGCAGCTCCCTGATGGATTCCAGCGGGCAGAGTTCCTGCTCGAGCATGGCATGATAGACATGATCGTAGAGAGGAAAAAGCTCAAAGAGACTCTATCCAAGGTTATAACCTTTTTCAGCCCTTCTTAAAAGCGAGAGATGAACGAGCTATCTTATTTATATTCTCTCCAGCAATTTGGAATAAAATTAGGACTCTCAAACATCAAAGAGTTATGCGCTGTTTCCGGCAACCCGCAGGATAAGGTCAGGACTGTACACATCGGCGGGACC from Nitrospirota bacterium carries:
- a CDS encoding phosphoribosylanthranilate isomerase — its product is MVKVKICGITNIEDALAAAEAGADALGFVFYPESPRFIDPGKARAIIARLPVFITSVGVFVDETEDLIRRIIREGGIQVLQFHGAESPVLCNRFREKAIKAIRIKDEQSIRDMKMYDVDTFLLDTMADGAKGGTGKTFNWKYAEMAKEHGRIILSGGLNPANVGEAVRQIRPYGVDVSSGVEISPGKKDHIKIMEFIREAKKQHAP
- the trpB gene encoding tryptophan synthase subunit beta — encoded protein: MLPDDSGHFGIYGGKFVPETLMPALQELEDVYLKAKDDPAFKNELDYYLSKFVGRPTSLFLADRLTRHLKGARIYLKREDLCHTGAHKINNTIGQALLTRRMGKRRIIAETGAGQHGVATATVAAMFGLECEIYMGTEDMARQSLNVFRMRLLGAKVRPVDSGSRTLKDAISEAMRDWTTNVRTTHYILGSVLGAHPFPMMIRDFQSVIGKEAREQIIAAEGRLPDHLVACVGGGSNAIGLFYSFIDDSSVKMTGVEAGGLGIRTGKHAARFATGSVGAFQGTMTYLLQDKNGQIRVTHSVSAGLDYSAVGPEHSYYKDAGRINYTYVTDREALAAFSLLSEIEGIMPALESAHAIAYVTKLAPALPADNVIIVNLSGRGDKDVQQVAEILGSR
- a CDS encoding tryptophan synthase subunit alpha encodes the protein MGRIEETFQRLKSDNDKALITYIMAGDPDLDTTGFLIETIVKAGSDIIELGVPFSDPVADGPTIQAASARALKSGTTLKGVLSLVKKVRKKVDVPIIIMTYYNIIFQYGLKKFTVDAVRSGVDGAIIPDLPPEESSEFVGHAREAGLATVFLLAPTSTEERIKKVTGSASGFVYYVSMTGITGGRLANMQEIKEKIPQIQMHTDLPVAVGFGISGPEAARKISRWADGVIVGSAVVRIVGDNRGRKQLLSKVGKFVGSLKGALV
- a CDS encoding acetyl-CoA carboxylase carboxyltransferase subunit beta, giving the protein MAWFKKEDKKVKIPEGLWIKCNYCREIIYRKEVEKSSMVCPKCKYHFYISIEDRLAIMIDDGTFRELDSSIHSLDPLEFKDSAKYKDRIRNYQKSTGYADAFVYGEGKISNSPVIVGIFNFKFMGGSMGSVVGEKILRAAETALNMKLPLIIVSASGGARMQEGILSLMQMAKTSAAVSRLSEMGIPYISILTDPTFGGVTASFAMLGDIIIAEPKALIGFAGPRVVEQTIKQQLPDGFQRAEFLLEHGMIDMIVERKKLKETLSKVITFFSPS